Proteins encoded together in one Microcaecilia unicolor chromosome 3, aMicUni1.1, whole genome shotgun sequence window:
- the ECSIT gene encoding evolutionarily conserved signaling intermediate in Toll pathway, mitochondrial translates to MRCTRVLLLAKEACGGPLTLGQALGLPGTVSCAQTPNMCLSRGFRTSMRKSSSNPAPTKREEKKEEAQPSQKSLVTDDFFNRFDQDCRNKATFSQVVDVFCKKDVRRRGHVEFIYAALQKMPEFGVERDLRVYNALLDVFPKEVFVPQNSFQRMFNHYPRQQECGVQVLEQMENYGILPDAETRFLLLQIFGRKSHPFLKYRRMMYWFPKFQNLNPYPMLEPLPQDPVDIAKLSLQRISADLDARITVYQMPSVEEETGITYPHIVGIQSPEQQSLLQKHSQDRPVYIEGPFPLWLKKTCVYYYVLRAELSPPGEKEEEEEIDPERNFYYPMRMDMDLERDLGDDDSFDVDEVEEGLIFAMCMVGSGDQATLAKWISGLQETNPILGHIPVVFRLESSPHEIQAVPEVEETDEEEAIQSQKMTQ, encoded by the exons ATGAGGTGTACCCGGGTGCTGCTGCTGGCCAAGGAGGCATGTGGGGGTCCCTTGACCCTTGGACAAGCATTGGGCCTTCCAGGGACAGTCAGCTGTGCTCAG ACCCCCAACATGTGCTTGTCACGTGGCTTCAGAACCAGCATGAGAAAGTCCAGCTCTAATCCAGCTCCTACaaagagggaggagaagaaggaggAGGCCCAACCCAGCCAGAAATCCCTTGTGACCGATGACTTCTTCAATCGGTTTGACCAAGACTGTAGGAACAAAGCCACTTTCAGCCAGGTGGTGGATGTTTTCTGCAAGAAAGATGTGCGTCGGCGGGGTCACGTGGAGTTTATCTACGCAGCTCTGCAGAAAATGCCCGAATTTGGGGTGGAGCGTGACCTCCGTGTTTACAATGCTCTGCTGGATGTGTTCCCAAAAGAAGTGTTTGTGCCCCAAAATTCCTTCCAGCGGATGTTCAACCACTATCCCCGGCAACAGGAGTGTGGTGTGCAGGTTCTGGAGCAGATGGAGAACTATG GAATCCTCCCGGATGCTGAGACCAGGTTTCTCCTGTTGCAAATCTTTGGGCGGAAGAGTCACCCGTTCCTGAAGTACCGACGCATGATGTACTGGTTCCCCAAGTTCCAAAACCTCAATCCGTACCCAATGCTGGAACCCCTGCCTCAAGATCCTGTTGATATTGCAAAGCTGAGCCTACAGAGAATCTCAGCAGATTTGGATGCCAGGATCACAGTTTATCAG ATGCCTTCGGTGGAGGAGGAGACCGGCATAACATACCCGCATATTGTAG GAATTCAGAGCCCAGAGCAACAATCCCTGCTGCAGAAGCACAGCCAGGACAGACCTGTGTACATAGAGGGTCCCTTCCCACTGTGGCTGAAGAAGACCTGTGTCTATTACTATGTGTTGCGAGCAGAGTTGTCACCACCAGGGGAAAAG gaggaggaagaggagatagatcccGAGAGGAATTTCTACTATCCCATGCGAATGGACATGGACCTGGAACGTGACCTAGGAGATGACGATAGCTTTGATGTGGATGAAG TGGAGGAAGGCCTCATCTTCGCCATGTGTATGGTTGGCTCCGGAGACCAGGCCACGCTGGCTAAATGGATCAGTGGACTGCAGGAAACTAATCCGATCCTGGGCCATATCCCTGTGGTGTTCCGCTTGGAATCCAGCCCCCATGAGATCCAGGCTGTGCCAGAGGTGGAGGAGACTGACGAGGAAGAGGCCATTCAGAGTCAGAAGATGACGCAGTAA